From a region of the Calonectris borealis chromosome 2, bCalBor7.hap1.2, whole genome shotgun sequence genome:
- the SNX31 gene encoding sorting nexin-31 isoform X6, which yields MKLHFSITAAEELRERRGGRYVLRQLFGSAVPAFPPKFYLAMTKSMADERRSQLEQYLQNVTLDSNITNSDVFIGFFRKLQQDTFKIQTQRAFLDVYLADGSNIRLDIQTSDTAERILEVTLCKMGLSRELIKYFSLFFFQDHDDGALSVVKKVAEFELPYVSLQSMKELHCKLGIRKWYMDPSLDTLLMDCRASLNLLYMQAVQEVKRNWVKPTEGQMQELEFLQKNANKAKFLELIREMQFYGYMRLDPCICDYPEEGCSADIYVGNNEINCCIKLSTNQTKEVSFKINRLKSWQVTFLGATKDSEEDTLELRFEYNDSGIWQWIILYTKQAFLLSSCLKKMISEQMMKAAKEGQEMEIKMPESMKNSKKPSIQQKQVVHSGFISRKRFLVRPNEDDCVFEKIREEDL from the exons CTGAGGCAGCTTTTTGGGAGTGCCGTGCCTGCTTTCCCTCCAAAGTTTTACCTGGCAATGACCAAGTCGATGGCAGATGAGAGACGGTCTCAGCTAGAGCAGTACCTTCAGAATG TTACTTTGGATTCAAATATTACCAACAGTGATGTCTTCATAGGTTTTTTCCGAAAGCTACAGCAG GATACATTTAAGATCCAAACCCAGAGAGCCTTTTTGGATGTTTACCTCGCTGATGGCAGCAATATTAGACTTGATATCCAGACATCGGACACTGCAGAAAGAATATTAGAG gttaCACTATGCAAGATGGGGCTATCAAgagaattaataaaatattttagcttatttttctttcaagatcaTGATGATGGAGCGCTCTCTG tgGTGAAAAAAGTGGCAGAATTTGAACTTCCATATGTGAGTCTTCAGAGCATGAAAGAGTTGCACTGTAAACTTGGGATCAGAAAGTG GTATATGGATCCTTCTCTTGATACACTGCTGATGGATTGTAGAGCTTCACTGAATTTGCTATATATGCAG gcAGTCCAGGAAGTTAAAAGGAATTGGGTTAAACCAACAGAAGGGCAGATGCAGGAACTTGAATTTctacaaaaaaatgcaaacaaagcaaag TTCCTGGAGCTGATTCGAGAAATGCAGTTCTATGGATACATGCGGCTTGATCCTTGCATTTGTGACTATCCAGAAGAAGGCTGCTCAGCTGACATCTATGTCGGCAATAATGAGATTAACTGCTGCATAAAACTGTCTACTAACCAAACCAAAGAGGTCAGCTTTAAAATCAACAGGTTAAAAAGTTGGCAAGTTACTTTTCTT ggTGCTACAAAGGATAGTGAAGAAGATACTCTGGAGCTCAGATTTGAGTACAATGATTCAGGCATATGGCAGTGGATAATTTTGTACACAAAACAG GCCTTTTTGCTCAGTAGCTGCTTGAAGAAAATGATATCAGAACAGATGATGAAGGCAGCCAAAGAAGGCCAAGAAATG GAGATAAAGATGCCTGAATCCATGAAAAATAGTAAGAAACCCAGCATCCAACAAAAGCAG GTAGTTCATTCGGGTTTTATATCAAGGAAAAGATTTTTGGTTAGGCCAAATGAAGATGACTGCGTATTTGAGAAAATAAGAGAAGAGGACCTGTGA
- the SNX31 gene encoding sorting nexin-31 isoform X9 has product MTKSMADERRSQLEQYLQNVTLDSNITNSDVFIGFFRKLQQDTFKIQTQRAFLDVYLADGSNIRLDIQTSDTAERILEVTLCKMGLSRELIKYFSLFFFQDHDDGALSVVKKVAEFELPYVSLQSMKELHCKLGIRKWYMDPSLDTLLMDCRASLNLLYMQAVQEVKRNWVKPTEGQMQELEFLQKNANKAKFLELIREMQFYGYMRLDPCICDYPEEGCSADIYVGNNEINCCIKLSTNQTKEVSFKINRLKSWQVTFLGATKDSEEDTLELRFEYNDSGIWQWIILYTKQAFLLSSCLKKMISEQMMKAAKEGQEMEIKMPESMKNSKKPSIQQKQVVHSGFISRKRFLVRPNEDDCVFEKIREEDL; this is encoded by the exons ATGACCAAGTCGATGGCAGATGAGAGACGGTCTCAGCTAGAGCAGTACCTTCAGAATG TTACTTTGGATTCAAATATTACCAACAGTGATGTCTTCATAGGTTTTTTCCGAAAGCTACAGCAG GATACATTTAAGATCCAAACCCAGAGAGCCTTTTTGGATGTTTACCTCGCTGATGGCAGCAATATTAGACTTGATATCCAGACATCGGACACTGCAGAAAGAATATTAGAG gttaCACTATGCAAGATGGGGCTATCAAgagaattaataaaatattttagcttatttttctttcaagatcaTGATGATGGAGCGCTCTCTG tgGTGAAAAAAGTGGCAGAATTTGAACTTCCATATGTGAGTCTTCAGAGCATGAAAGAGTTGCACTGTAAACTTGGGATCAGAAAGTG GTATATGGATCCTTCTCTTGATACACTGCTGATGGATTGTAGAGCTTCACTGAATTTGCTATATATGCAG gcAGTCCAGGAAGTTAAAAGGAATTGGGTTAAACCAACAGAAGGGCAGATGCAGGAACTTGAATTTctacaaaaaaatgcaaacaaagcaaag TTCCTGGAGCTGATTCGAGAAATGCAGTTCTATGGATACATGCGGCTTGATCCTTGCATTTGTGACTATCCAGAAGAAGGCTGCTCAGCTGACATCTATGTCGGCAATAATGAGATTAACTGCTGCATAAAACTGTCTACTAACCAAACCAAAGAGGTCAGCTTTAAAATCAACAGGTTAAAAAGTTGGCAAGTTACTTTTCTT ggTGCTACAAAGGATAGTGAAGAAGATACTCTGGAGCTCAGATTTGAGTACAATGATTCAGGCATATGGCAGTGGATAATTTTGTACACAAAACAG GCCTTTTTGCTCAGTAGCTGCTTGAAGAAAATGATATCAGAACAGATGATGAAGGCAGCCAAAGAAGGCCAAGAAATG GAGATAAAGATGCCTGAATCCATGAAAAATAGTAAGAAACCCAGCATCCAACAAAAGCAG GTAGTTCATTCGGGTTTTATATCAAGGAAAAGATTTTTGGTTAGGCCAAATGAAGATGACTGCGTATTTGAGAAAATAAGAGAAGAGGACCTGTGA
- the SNX31 gene encoding sorting nexin-31 isoform X11: MAVTLDSNITNSDVFIGFFRKLQQDTFKIQTQRAFLDVYLADGSNIRLDIQTSDTAERILEVTLCKMGLSRELIKYFSLFFFQDHDDGALSVVKKVAEFELPYVSLQSMKELHCKLGIRKWYMDPSLDTLLMDCRASLNLLYMQAVQEVKRNWVKPTEGQMQELEFLQKNANKAKFLELIREMQFYGYMRLDPCICDYPEEGCSADIYVGNNEINCCIKLSTNQTKEVSFKINRLKSWQVTFLGATKDSEEDTLELRFEYNDSGIWQWIILYTKQAFLLSSCLKKMISEQMMKAAKEGQEMEIKMPESMKNSKKPSIQQKQVVHSGFISRKRFLVRPNEDDCVFEKIREEDL, from the exons ATGGCTG TTACTTTGGATTCAAATATTACCAACAGTGATGTCTTCATAGGTTTTTTCCGAAAGCTACAGCAG GATACATTTAAGATCCAAACCCAGAGAGCCTTTTTGGATGTTTACCTCGCTGATGGCAGCAATATTAGACTTGATATCCAGACATCGGACACTGCAGAAAGAATATTAGAG gttaCACTATGCAAGATGGGGCTATCAAgagaattaataaaatattttagcttatttttctttcaagatcaTGATGATGGAGCGCTCTCTG tgGTGAAAAAAGTGGCAGAATTTGAACTTCCATATGTGAGTCTTCAGAGCATGAAAGAGTTGCACTGTAAACTTGGGATCAGAAAGTG GTATATGGATCCTTCTCTTGATACACTGCTGATGGATTGTAGAGCTTCACTGAATTTGCTATATATGCAG gcAGTCCAGGAAGTTAAAAGGAATTGGGTTAAACCAACAGAAGGGCAGATGCAGGAACTTGAATTTctacaaaaaaatgcaaacaaagcaaag TTCCTGGAGCTGATTCGAGAAATGCAGTTCTATGGATACATGCGGCTTGATCCTTGCATTTGTGACTATCCAGAAGAAGGCTGCTCAGCTGACATCTATGTCGGCAATAATGAGATTAACTGCTGCATAAAACTGTCTACTAACCAAACCAAAGAGGTCAGCTTTAAAATCAACAGGTTAAAAAGTTGGCAAGTTACTTTTCTT ggTGCTACAAAGGATAGTGAAGAAGATACTCTGGAGCTCAGATTTGAGTACAATGATTCAGGCATATGGCAGTGGATAATTTTGTACACAAAACAG GCCTTTTTGCTCAGTAGCTGCTTGAAGAAAATGATATCAGAACAGATGATGAAGGCAGCCAAAGAAGGCCAAGAAATG GAGATAAAGATGCCTGAATCCATGAAAAATAGTAAGAAACCCAGCATCCAACAAAAGCAG GTAGTTCATTCGGGTTTTATATCAAGGAAAAGATTTTTGGTTAGGCCAAATGAAGATGACTGCGTATTTGAGAAAATAAGAGAAGAGGACCTGTGA